Proteins encoded by one window of Streptomyces clavuligerus:
- a CDS encoding amidohydrolase — protein MAQHPPVLFTAVRTEDGRLRDLLVEDGRIAAYDPPEPPAGASTVDARGALALPSPVDAHIHPDKTTWGGPWLSREPAHSLRDLIEGDVRARSRIPAPVAERAGALMDQAVARGTRAWRAHVDVAPVHGLSGVHGVRAAADARAELLDVQIVAFPQLGLVSRPGTAELLDRALSEGADILGGLDPLGVDGDLDGPLDFLFETALRRAVPLDIHLHDGGPAGLRQVAEIARRTVAAGLSGQVTLSHVFCLAELAGAELERTADLLAGAGIALTTCALGADPVLPTGALTRRGVLVAAGSDGVRDAWSPFGDADMIHRAHLLAYRTDARTDAELDACYHVVAHGGAALLGLPASRLAVGDPADFVLLSAGSLPEAVVDRPLPRLVVRAGRVVARDGRLV, from the coding sequence ATGGCCCAGCACCCGCCCGTACTGTTCACCGCCGTCCGCACCGAGGACGGGCGCCTGCGCGATCTCCTGGTCGAGGACGGCCGGATCGCCGCGTACGACCCGCCGGAGCCGCCCGCCGGAGCGAGCACCGTGGACGCCCGGGGCGCCCTCGCGCTGCCGTCGCCCGTCGACGCGCACATCCACCCCGACAAGACGACCTGGGGCGGCCCCTGGCTGAGCCGTGAACCCGCGCACTCGCTGCGCGATCTCATCGAGGGCGACGTCCGGGCGCGGTCCCGGATTCCCGCGCCGGTCGCGGAGCGGGCCGGGGCCCTCATGGACCAGGCGGTCGCCCGGGGCACCCGCGCCTGGCGGGCCCATGTGGACGTCGCTCCGGTGCACGGCCTCTCGGGCGTCCACGGGGTGCGCGCGGCGGCCGACGCCCGCGCGGAGCTGCTCGACGTCCAGATCGTCGCCTTCCCCCAGCTCGGCCTCGTCAGCAGGCCCGGCACCGCCGAACTGCTCGACCGGGCCCTGTCCGAGGGCGCCGACATCCTCGGCGGGCTCGACCCGCTGGGTGTCGACGGGGACCTCGACGGCCCGTTGGACTTCCTCTTCGAGACGGCGCTGCGCCGCGCGGTGCCCCTCGACATCCATCTGCACGACGGCGGGCCCGCCGGGCTGCGCCAGGTGGCGGAGATCGCCCGCCGTACGGTCGCGGCGGGGCTGTCGGGTCAGGTCACCCTCAGCCATGTCTTCTGTCTGGCCGAGCTGGCGGGCGCCGAGCTGGAACGTACGGCGGATCTGCTGGCCGGGGCGGGGATCGCGCTGACGACCTGCGCGCTCGGCGCGGACCCGGTCCTGCCGACCGGGGCGCTCACCCGGCGGGGGGTGCTGGTGGCGGCGGGCTCCGACGGGGTCCGTGACGCCTGGAGTCCCTTCGGCGACGCGGACATGATCCACCGGGCCCATCTGCTGGCGTACCGCACGGACGCCCGGACCGACGCCGAACTCGACGCCTGCTACCACGTCGTGGCGCACGGCGGGGCGGCGCTGCTCGGCCTGCCCGCGTCGCGGCTCGCGGTGGGCGACCCCGCCGACTTCGTGCTGCTGTCCGCCGGGTCGCTGCCCGAGGCGGTGGTCGACCGGCCGCTGCCCCGGCTGGTGGTCCGCGCGGGCCGGGTCGTCGCCCGCGACGGACGGCTGGTCTGA
- a CDS encoding glycosyltransferase, whose product MTTPRTDSGALGDPELGGGDQPDADPLGAAQLVEPGAVTLVVPTFNESENVGELLRRLTESVPARLPCEVVFVDDSTDTTPDVIRDAAQDCPFPVTVLHREEPVGGLGGAVVEGLRGAGSDWIVVMDADLQHPPALVPELVAEGERTGADLVVASRYVRGGSRAGLAGGYRVAVSRAATWLAKALFPRRLHGVSDPMSGFFAIRRSAVAGAVSNGALQPLGYKILLELAVRCRPRAVTEVPFAFQERYAGHSKSTAREGRRFLRHLTELRTASPLARMVGFGLIGLTGFLPNLLALYALTSAGMHYLPAEIVANQFGVAWNFLLIEVLLFRGRRAHRHWADRVGRFALLANADLILRIPLIALLVGTAGMTVLPATALALLLTFVLRFTATEALVYLPRPGRGAARGRTRA is encoded by the coding sequence ATGACCACGCCCCGTACCGACTCCGGCGCGCTCGGCGACCCGGAGCTCGGCGGCGGTGACCAGCCGGACGCCGACCCGCTCGGTGCCGCCCAGCTCGTCGAGCCGGGGGCGGTCACCCTCGTCGTCCCGACCTTCAACGAGTCCGAGAACGTCGGGGAGTTGCTGCGCCGCCTCACCGAGTCCGTGCCCGCCCGGCTGCCCTGCGAGGTGGTGTTCGTCGACGACTCGACGGACACCACCCCGGACGTGATCCGCGACGCCGCCCAGGACTGCCCCTTCCCGGTGACGGTGCTGCACCGGGAGGAGCCCGTCGGAGGGCTCGGCGGAGCGGTGGTCGAGGGGCTGCGCGGCGCGGGCTCGGACTGGATCGTCGTCATGGACGCCGACCTCCAGCACCCGCCCGCGCTCGTGCCCGAGCTGGTCGCCGAGGGCGAGCGGACCGGCGCCGATCTCGTGGTCGCCAGCCGCTATGTGCGCGGCGGCAGCCGGGCGGGGCTCGCGGGCGGCTACCGCGTCGCGGTCTCGCGGGCGGCGACCTGGCTGGCCAAGGCGCTCTTCCCGCGGCGGCTGCACGGCGTCAGCGACCCGATGAGCGGCTTCTTCGCGATCCGCCGCAGCGCCGTCGCGGGCGCGGTGTCGAACGGCGCGCTCCAGCCGCTCGGCTACAAGATCCTGCTGGAGCTGGCGGTGCGCTGCCGCCCCCGGGCGGTCACCGAGGTGCCGTTCGCCTTCCAGGAGCGGTACGCGGGTCACTCCAAGTCGACGGCGCGGGAGGGGCGGCGCTTCCTGCGGCACCTCACCGAGCTGCGGACCGCCTCGCCCCTGGCCCGGATGGTGGGCTTCGGGCTGATCGGCCTCACCGGCTTTCTGCCGAATCTGCTCGCGCTGTACGCGCTGACCTCGGCGGGCATGCACTATCTGCCCGCCGAGATCGTCGCCAACCAGTTCGGTGTGGCGTGGAACTTCCTCCTGATCGAGGTGCTGCTCTTCCGCGGCCGCCGGGCGCACCGCCACTGGGCGGACCGGGTGGGGCGGTTCGCCCTGCTCGCCAACGCCGATCTGATCCTGCGGATACCGCTGATCGCGCTGCTGGTGGGGACGGCGGGGATGACGGTGCTGCCCGCGACGGCGCTGGCGCTGCTGCTCACCTTCGTCCTGCGGTTCACGGCGACGGAGGCGCTGGTCTATCTGCCGCGGCCGGGGCGCGGTGCCGCCCGGGGCCGTACCCGGGCCTGA
- a CDS encoding ABC transporter substrate-binding protein gives MSTGAGVDVQRRLEQLVRDFRGSRPPMPVVVLHAEDAADDERAVALVEELYTGHDMHGSRCAMAPDVQAGDGEVRRAAALVRDLGNPKRWDGRRALYRRYSFPRLRLVQAIEDAVDDLHADWPRPPRGDAAGARTDPGRSLLGNLARRRWRPKDAPGWTARLPLSNMAHILPAGLVAVVAAVVAALLARGDWTIGLASGIGFLLLFLLLDLVLPGRTPLFLWLRRESRWFMGTTFLRAASPGRPTEVSLLRPFRSRQAIAARAHDVAEALKTEEDFQLQLYVLALCEDLRDNHRWWSWDLRGFKRPRPPVLVLPRASAENGGIALIKAVSDVRSRRSELDPLLIIASVRVEDVGRLLRGVVSAPGTAPWTWYQEWGRNLRAGQSPSRALSELPWVIKVPLPGDRLVPPADGRRHCVRAANRPTAARILWSLHSLALVLVLLAGGVWLRSAELDERYCSSSLLTANEYTERARTAPGPVECVGVATGAVRFADWLPEGVPRRDQVPWSLRDLEESVRTENARVLAEHPGNHVTVVYVGPLSAATREHSTHSPPVQGLEELAGVHLAQRAINENTTVQLRVLIANGGEDMRHQTRTAAAVARYARTDPTVVGVIGAGRDLRSSRETTRRLRDAELPVVSGANSATYLPREFANWFSLAATDEWQVELLGLVAGQLRTPGKRQYALVLARDTQRTDDLYTDEQARYAQRMLEENGYTLLPQRRYALKAGRPALEAHAEQFCRGPRVPSVIYYAGRVEDVPPLMTRLNMEEGCARRAISVLTGDDLSKATFSVDGEGVTSGVTLYHVALAALVPERSTLFYRNATRYLGPLGMAAPVTPANPALASGHAALAHDATQALHRAASRGGEVQSRAATWVNLRTVRLWNMATGTIDFTGARPYADRQGHSIVLNEVRGAADGSALSRTLCAREAGDARPLTRAQCPIRR, from the coding sequence ATGTCCACGGGCGCGGGAGTCGACGTCCAGCGCAGGCTGGAGCAGCTCGTCCGGGACTTCCGGGGCAGCAGGCCCCCCATGCCGGTCGTCGTCCTCCACGCCGAGGACGCCGCCGACGACGAGCGGGCCGTCGCCCTGGTGGAGGAGTTGTACACGGGACACGACATGCACGGGTCCCGCTGCGCCATGGCCCCCGATGTCCAGGCGGGCGACGGAGAGGTCCGCAGGGCCGCCGCACTCGTCCGCGACCTCGGCAACCCCAAGCGCTGGGACGGGCGGCGCGCCCTCTACCGGCGCTACTCCTTCCCCCGGCTGCGGCTGGTACAGGCCATCGAGGACGCCGTCGACGACCTCCACGCCGACTGGCCCCGACCGCCCAGGGGGGACGCCGCGGGCGCCCGGACCGACCCCGGGCGCAGCCTGCTCGGCAACCTCGCCCGCCGGCGCTGGCGGCCGAAGGACGCCCCCGGGTGGACCGCCCGGCTGCCCCTGTCGAACATGGCGCACATCCTCCCCGCCGGTCTGGTCGCCGTGGTCGCCGCCGTGGTCGCCGCGCTCCTCGCCCGCGGCGACTGGACCATCGGGCTCGCCTCCGGCATCGGCTTCCTGCTGCTCTTCCTCCTCCTCGACCTGGTGCTCCCCGGCCGGACCCCGCTCTTCCTGTGGCTGCGCCGGGAGAGCCGCTGGTTCATGGGCACGACCTTTCTGCGGGCGGCCTCGCCGGGCCGCCCGACGGAGGTCTCCCTGCTGCGCCCCTTCCGCTCCCGGCAGGCCATCGCGGCCCGCGCCCACGATGTGGCGGAGGCGCTGAAGACGGAGGAGGACTTCCAGCTCCAGCTCTACGTCCTCGCCCTCTGCGAGGATCTGCGCGACAACCACCGCTGGTGGAGCTGGGACCTGAGGGGCTTCAAGCGGCCCCGGCCGCCCGTGCTCGTCCTGCCGCGGGCGAGCGCCGAGAACGGCGGCATAGCGCTGATCAAGGCGGTCAGCGATGTCCGCAGCCGCCGCAGCGAGCTGGACCCGCTGCTGATCATCGCCTCGGTCCGGGTCGAGGACGTCGGGCGGCTCCTGCGCGGCGTGGTCTCCGCGCCCGGTACGGCCCCGTGGACCTGGTACCAGGAGTGGGGCCGCAATCTGCGGGCCGGGCAGTCGCCCAGCCGCGCCCTGTCCGAACTCCCCTGGGTGATCAAGGTGCCCCTGCCGGGGGACCGGCTGGTGCCGCCCGCCGACGGACGGCGGCACTGCGTCAGGGCCGCGAACCGCCCCACCGCCGCCCGGATACTGTGGTCGCTGCACAGTCTCGCCCTGGTGCTCGTCCTGCTGGCCGGCGGTGTCTGGCTGCGCTCCGCCGAACTGGACGAACGGTACTGCTCCTCCTCCCTGCTGACGGCGAACGAGTACACCGAGCGCGCGCGGACGGCCCCGGGCCCCGTCGAGTGCGTCGGCGTCGCCACCGGAGCGGTGCGGTTCGCCGACTGGCTGCCCGAGGGCGTCCCGCGCCGGGACCAGGTGCCCTGGAGCCTGCGCGACCTGGAGGAGAGCGTCCGTACCGAGAACGCGCGGGTGCTCGCCGAGCACCCCGGCAACCATGTCACCGTGGTCTACGTGGGCCCCCTCAGCGCCGCCACCCGTGAGCACTCCACGCACTCTCCCCCGGTGCAGGGCCTGGAGGAGCTGGCCGGGGTCCATCTCGCCCAGCGCGCCATCAATGAGAACACCACCGTGCAGCTCCGGGTACTGATCGCCAACGGCGGTGAGGACATGCGGCACCAGACGAGGACGGCCGCCGCCGTCGCCCGGTACGCGCGGACCGATCCGACCGTCGTGGGCGTCATCGGGGCGGGCCGCGATCTGCGGTCCAGCCGGGAGACGACCCGCAGGCTCCGCGACGCCGAACTGCCCGTCGTCTCCGGCGCCAACTCCGCCACCTACCTCCCGCGCGAGTTCGCCAACTGGTTCAGTCTCGCCGCCACCGACGAGTGGCAGGTCGAACTGCTGGGCCTGGTCGCCGGGCAGCTCCGCACCCCGGGGAAGCGGCAGTACGCGCTCGTCCTCGCCCGCGACACCCAGCGGACGGACGACCTCTACACGGACGAACAGGCCCGGTACGCCCAGCGGATGCTGGAGGAGAACGGGTACACGCTGCTGCCGCAGCGCCGCTATGCCCTCAAGGCGGGCCGCCCCGCGCTGGAGGCGCACGCCGAGCAGTTCTGCCGCGGCCCCCGGGTCCCGTCGGTGATCTACTACGCGGGCCGGGTGGAGGACGTGCCCCCGCTGATGACCCGGCTCAACATGGAGGAGGGGTGCGCCCGCCGGGCGATCTCGGTCCTCACCGGTGACGATCTCTCCAAGGCCACGTTCTCCGTCGACGGGGAGGGCGTGACCTCCGGCGTCACGCTCTACCATGTGGCTCTGGCCGCGCTGGTGCCCGAACGCTCCACGCTCTTCTACCGCAACGCCACACGGTATCTGGGGCCGCTCGGCATGGCGGCGCCCGTCACGCCCGCGAACCCCGCCCTCGCGAGCGGCCACGCCGCCCTCGCGCACGACGCCACCCAGGCGCTGCACCGGGCCGCGAGCCGGGGCGGCGAAGTGCAGAGCCGCGCCGCGACCTGGGTGAACCTGCGCACGGTCCGGCTGTGGAACATGGCCACCGGCACCATCGACTTCACCGGGGCCCGGCCCTACGCCGACCGCCAGGGCCACAGCATCGTGCTGAACGAGGTACGGGGCGCCGCCGACGGGTCGGCCCTGTCGAGGACGCTGTGCGCCAGGGAGGCGGGGGACGCCCGTCCGCTGACCAGGGCCCAGTGCCCCATCCGCCGCTGA
- a CDS encoding LysR family substrate-binding domain-containing protein, which yields MTASETAPASPVFRLAYVPGVTPAKWVRIWRERLPDVPLELVQVTVAAAPALLREGGADAGLVRLPVDRTVFSAIPLYTEATVVIVPKDHAMAAVDEVSLADLADDIVLHPLDDSLGWETPPGRPAIERPATTADAVELVAAGIGLLVVPQSLARLHHRKDLTYRPIVDAPQSSVALSWPQEATTDRVEDFIGIVRGRTVNSTRGRRPEEAQEKAARKPAKPAAGGRSPKGGGTARTAQRRSGPGGGAKGSRGASGRGGGGRGKPRRG from the coding sequence GTGACAGCCTCGGAGACAGCCCCCGCCTCCCCCGTGTTCCGGCTCGCCTACGTTCCGGGTGTGACCCCCGCCAAGTGGGTGAGGATCTGGCGCGAGCGGCTGCCGGACGTCCCCCTGGAGCTGGTCCAGGTCACGGTCGCGGCGGCGCCCGCGCTGCTGCGCGAGGGCGGCGCGGACGCGGGTCTGGTGCGGCTGCCGGTGGACCGCACGGTGTTCAGCGCGATCCCGCTCTACACGGAGGCCACCGTGGTGATCGTGCCGAAGGACCATGCGATGGCGGCGGTGGACGAGGTGTCCCTGGCGGACCTCGCGGACGACATCGTGCTGCACCCGCTCGACGACTCCCTCGGCTGGGAGACCCCGCCGGGACGGCCCGCGATCGAGCGCCCGGCGACGACGGCGGACGCCGTGGAGCTGGTGGCGGCGGGCATCGGACTGCTGGTGGTCCCCCAGTCGCTGGCCCGGCTGCACCACCGCAAGGACCTGACCTACCGGCCCATCGTGGACGCCCCGCAGTCCTCCGTGGCCCTGTCCTGGCCGCAGGAGGCCACCACCGACCGGGTCGAGGACTTCATCGGGATCGTGCGCGGCCGGACGGTCAACAGCACCCGGGGGCGCCGTCCCGAGGAGGCACAGGAGAAAGCGGCCCGGAAGCCCGCGAAGCCCGCCGCGGGCGGCCGGAGCCCGAAGGGCGGGGGCACCGCGAGGACCGCGCAGCGGCGGTCCGGCCCGGGCGGCGGCGCCAAGGGCTCCCGAGGCGCCTCCGGCCGCGGCGGCGGTGGCCGCGGCAAGCCCCGCCGGGGCTAG
- a CDS encoding DUF5997 family protein — protein sequence MTSHQSAQTMKPATAAKKLGVYLEATPAEFQEGVVSRDELNALQADPPAWLRDLRRDGPHPRPVVAARLGISISGLARGGITDPLTTEQIEALRQDAPEWLVRERATQAEVRKETVRIKEKRKEQQEKQQPKK from the coding sequence ATGACGTCGCACCAGAGCGCCCAGACCATGAAGCCCGCCACGGCGGCGAAGAAGCTGGGTGTGTACCTCGAAGCCACCCCCGCGGAGTTCCAGGAGGGGGTCGTTTCCCGCGACGAGCTGAACGCGCTCCAGGCCGACCCGCCCGCGTGGCTGCGCGATCTGCGCCGTGACGGGCCGCACCCGCGTCCGGTGGTCGCCGCCCGGCTCGGGATCTCCATCTCGGGTCTCGCGCGCGGCGGGATCACCGACCCGCTCACCACCGAGCAGATCGAGGCCCTGCGGCAGGATGCCCCGGAGTGGCTGGTGCGCGAGCGCGCCACCCAGGCCGAGGTGCGCAAGGAGACGGTGCGCATCAAGGAGAAGCGCAAGGAGCAGCAGGAGAAGCAGCAGCCGAAGAAGTGA
- a CDS encoding galactose oxidase early set domain-containing protein, translated as MTAALLVTAPSPASAGPNLIRNPGFETPGGPGNDTMPDCWKKSGWGDNDVTFETVPDARSGSAAMKVSLTRRVSGDRKALITETPACAPTVAPDRQYDLSLWYKSTTPDVSVTLFRRDSVTGAWQYWTDLRTLPISADYTRAEVRTPVVPPNTDRISWGVSVHGQGSVTTDDYVMEEVTVPAPDPECTGTPTECLKGRWDVLPTKNPVRSMHSVVLHNGKVLVIAGSGNDESMFAAGTFTSAVYDPGPGTWKQIPTPVDMFCAGHVQLQDGKVLVMSGNKGYPTPDGRLGYQGLKDSYLFDPDTERYIKTNDMSDGHWYPSATILGNGDVITFGGLKQDSTGNVTAERWSAAQNRWLPTGQVNQTWSFWGLYPSMILMQDGRLFYSGSHVFGNGTPGTGASIYDYDRNTITDVPGLQNKDQRDESASVLLPPAQDQRVLTIGGGNNESNPIANRLTDIIDLKEPNPAYRPGPLLPQGEVEQGGVRRPQTGAEGKMYVSAVLLPDGKVFETGGALHDRADPVFEASFFDPVTNTYTPDLAKDPVPRGYHSSSFLLPDGRVMSVGDNPGNNTYNHNVSVYTPPYLLKGARPEITSVPDDRWNYGDVQRITVNRPIAKAELIRPAAVTHSSDPNQRFVDLPLTVDGNTIDLNVTSNPHLAPPGWYMLFAVDANGIPSVARWVHLGPQTPGASRHASHTPSAHVHDFADALAKPAKKPLKKRDSAPVSPSVTGCERAYGAAGVCVPTAFPKTVAPTAEARCDWLADRKYGRLKVNGGRDPLRLDRDRDGTACGKGDLRRG; from the coding sequence ATGACCGCGGCACTGCTCGTCACCGCCCCCTCCCCCGCTTCCGCCGGGCCGAACCTGATCCGCAACCCGGGCTTCGAGACCCCCGGCGGCCCGGGGAACGACACCATGCCCGACTGCTGGAAGAAGTCGGGCTGGGGCGACAACGACGTCACCTTCGAGACCGTCCCGGACGCGCGCTCCGGCTCCGCCGCCATGAAGGTCTCCCTCACCCGGCGGGTCAGCGGCGACCGCAAGGCGCTGATCACCGAGACCCCCGCCTGCGCGCCCACGGTGGCGCCGGACCGGCAGTACGACCTGTCCCTCTGGTACAAGAGCACCACGCCCGATGTGTCGGTCACCCTCTTCCGCCGGGACTCCGTCACCGGGGCCTGGCAGTACTGGACCGACCTCAGGACCCTGCCGATCAGCGCGGACTACACGCGCGCGGAGGTGCGCACCCCCGTCGTGCCGCCGAACACGGACCGGATCAGCTGGGGTGTCTCCGTCCACGGCCAGGGCTCGGTCACCACGGACGACTACGTCATGGAGGAGGTGACCGTACCCGCGCCCGACCCGGAGTGCACCGGCACCCCCACGGAGTGCCTGAAGGGCCGCTGGGACGTCCTGCCGACGAAGAACCCGGTGCGCTCCATGCACTCGGTGGTCCTGCACAACGGCAAAGTGCTGGTCATCGCGGGCTCCGGCAACGACGAGTCGATGTTCGCGGCGGGGACCTTCACCTCGGCGGTCTACGACCCGGGGCCGGGCACCTGGAAGCAGATCCCCACCCCGGTCGACATGTTCTGCGCCGGTCATGTCCAGCTCCAGGACGGCAAGGTCCTGGTGATGAGCGGGAACAAGGGCTATCCGACGCCCGACGGCCGACTCGGCTACCAGGGCCTGAAGGACTCCTACCTCTTCGACCCGGACACCGAGCGCTACATCAAGACCAATGACATGAGCGACGGCCACTGGTACCCGTCCGCCACGATCCTCGGCAACGGCGATGTCATCACCTTCGGCGGTCTGAAGCAGGACTCGACCGGCAATGTGACGGCCGAGCGCTGGTCCGCCGCGCAGAACCGCTGGCTGCCCACCGGTCAGGTCAACCAGACCTGGTCGTTCTGGGGTCTGTACCCGTCGATGATCCTGATGCAGGACGGGCGGCTCTTCTACTCCGGCAGCCATGTCTTCGGCAACGGCACCCCCGGCACGGGCGCCTCGATCTACGACTACGACCGCAACACGATCACCGATGTGCCCGGCCTCCAGAACAAGGACCAGCGCGACGAGTCGGCGAGTGTGCTGCTGCCGCCCGCGCAGGACCAGCGGGTACTGACGATCGGCGGCGGCAACAACGAGAGCAACCCGATCGCCAACCGCCTCACCGACATCATCGACCTCAAGGAACCCAACCCGGCCTACCGTCCCGGGCCGCTGCTGCCGCAGGGCGAGGTGGAGCAGGGCGGGGTCCGGCGTCCGCAGACCGGCGCCGAGGGGAAGATGTACGTCTCGGCCGTGCTGCTGCCCGACGGGAAGGTCTTCGAGACCGGGGGCGCCCTGCACGACCGGGCCGACCCGGTGTTCGAGGCGTCGTTCTTCGACCCGGTGACCAACACCTACACCCCGGACCTGGCGAAGGACCCGGTCCCGCGCGGCTACCACTCCTCGTCGTTCCTGCTGCCCGACGGCCGGGTGATGTCGGTCGGCGACAACCCCGGCAACAACACGTACAACCACAATGTGTCGGTCTACACGCCGCCGTACCTGCTCAAGGGGGCGCGGCCGGAGATCACCTCCGTCCCCGACGACCGCTGGAACTACGGGGATGTCCAGCGCATCACCGTCAACCGTCCCATCGCCAAGGCGGAGTTGATCCGTCCGGCGGCGGTCACGCACTCCTCGGACCCGAACCAGCGGTTCGTCGATCTGCCGCTGACCGTCGACGGCAACACCATCGACCTCAATGTGACCAGCAACCCCCATCTGGCCCCGCCCGGCTGGTACATGCTCTTCGCCGTCGACGCGAACGGCATCCCGTCGGTCGCCCGCTGGGTGCATCTGGGACCGCAGACCCCCGGGGCCTCCCGGCACGCGTCCCACACCCCGTCGGCGCATGTCCACGACTTCGCCGACGCGTTGGCCAAGCCCGCCAAGAAGCCGCTGAAGAAGCGGGACTCGGCCCCGGTGAGCCCGTCGGTCACGGGCTGCGAGCGGGCCTACGGCGCGGCGGGGGTCTGTGTGCCGACCGCCTTCCCGAAGACGGTCGCCCCGACGGCCGAGGCGCGCTGCGACTGGCTCGCGGACCGGAAGTACGGGCGGCTGAAGGTCAACGGCGGCCGTGACCCGCTGCGGCTGGACCGCGACCGGGACGGGACCGCCTGCGGAAAGGGGGATCTGCGGCGCGGCTGA
- a CDS encoding DUF7019 family protein: MRYYLYLSGAKLDMLYGQIPAGLLRRLAVEAKLDLKVVSLAVQSPRAELSVYDRLGLVESYLERESEVSWITDPSSWFRGDLDLQIAGYGRAEGPVFMTGREGDTVVALIGSAHHLVGQRPVPESIPVSHSALPSLFRLLPDRHGEGPAYGGPGEAESLAQVVAFGRGLKEPPVYCEFLARRLLRSTVRGDDGRELEIVIGTPLYVAQGEDEDRGR, translated from the coding sequence ATGCGCTACTACCTGTATCTTTCCGGCGCCAAACTGGACATGCTGTACGGGCAGATCCCGGCGGGGCTGCTGCGGCGGCTCGCGGTCGAGGCGAAGCTCGATCTGAAGGTCGTCAGCCTCGCGGTGCAGTCGCCGCGCGCGGAGCTGAGCGTGTACGACCGGCTGGGGCTCGTCGAGTCGTATCTGGAACGCGAGTCCGAGGTGAGCTGGATCACCGATCCCTCGTCCTGGTTCCGGGGCGATCTGGACCTCCAGATCGCCGGGTACGGCCGCGCCGAGGGCCCGGTGTTCATGACGGGTCGCGAGGGCGACACGGTGGTGGCGCTGATCGGCTCGGCCCACCATCTGGTGGGGCAGCGGCCCGTGCCCGAGTCGATCCCGGTGAGTCACTCCGCGCTCCCGTCGCTCTTCCGGCTGCTGCCCGACCGGCACGGGGAGGGCCCGGCGTACGGAGGTCCCGGGGAGGCCGAGAGTCTGGCGCAGGTCGTCGCCTTCGGCCGCGGGCTCAAGGAGCCCCCCGTCTACTGCGAGTTCCTGGCCCGGCGGCTGCTGCGGTCCACCGTCCGCGGGGACGACGGGCGGGAGCTGGAGATCGTCATCGGTACGCCCCTGTATGTGGCGCAGGGCGAGGACGAGGACCGGGGGCGCTGA